The following coding sequences lie in one Arabidopsis thaliana chromosome 3, partial sequence genomic window:
- a CDS encoding Cysteine/Histidine-rich C1 domain family protein (Cysteine/Histidine-rich C1 domain family protein; FUNCTIONS IN: zinc ion binding; INVOLVED IN: intracellular signaling pathway; LOCATED IN: cellular_component unknown; CONTAINS InterPro DOMAIN/s: Protein kinase C-like, phorbol ester/diacylglycerol binding (InterPro:IPR002219), DC1 (InterPro:IPR004146), Zinc finger, PHD-type (InterPro:IPR001965), C1-like (InterPro:IPR011424); BEST Arabidopsis thaliana protein match is: Cysteine/Histidine-rich C1 domain family protein (TAIR:AT3G27473.1); Has 1879 Blast hits to 705 proteins in 42 species: Archae - 0; Bacteria - 0; Metazoa - 30; Fungi - 5; Plants - 1816; Viruses - 0; Other Eukaryotes - 28 (source: NCBI BLink).): MTYELEELEGHEHLVSRVKHHDGLECDACDRLNVDGYSCSECKFNIHVACTFVFDKQEIVDHPSHDGHSLKLLTTGAPDHTDPKCHLCGNNTKRLLFHCSVCQLNLDIFCIADHLLGPEYLNMPWHPHPLLCFDFGSRNWCDFCNENYEGQGYLCYRCGLRIHEKCVVELQEITQHPSHVRHPLKLLTSGAPNYTNPRCHICGEDTGNLLYHCDICKFNLDLQCAIKSSPPVALSNMKVHEHTLTLMPKLISFVCDACGTKGDRSPYICVQCDFMTFHQKCARLPRVIHVNHHDHRVSFKYPLGPGDWRCGVCWDEIDWSYGAYSCSLCSRYAIHSLCATRDDVWDGEELDGVPEEIEDIEPFKRNDDNTIDHFSHRHNHMSLDKGGEESSFCKACAHPIGSSSSLYKCSECSFILHETCANLPMKKRHFLSPQPLTLSYHRLQRRWGVEICEACQQIFCKGFIYSSYLEENFDLPCSSITVPFIHGSHDHHLLYLKLENGNVKTCQGCGIDEKRVAIGCTKCNYFLDFRCATLPLTVTLSRYDDHPLTLCYGDEKASGKYWCDICERETNPKTWFYTCNDCGVTLHVLCVVGDVRYAKPKAMIEYYIELLSNNSSSRPFCHNCYCRCPGPFILRIRKQHDAHLGGEYYIFFCSYYCYIITKSKKEYSKIKLRCPPWRSGHQSQLMELQNDQ, encoded by the coding sequence ATGACTTATGAGTTAGAAGAGTTAGAAGGACACGAGCATCTTGTTTCCCGCGTTAAACATCATGATGGTCTGGAATGCGATGCTTGTGATCGATTGAATGTTGATGGCTATTCATGCAGCGAATGCAAGTTTAATATTCATGTAGCATGTACATTTGTGTTCGATAAACAAGAGATAGTCGACCACCCTTCTCATGATGGACATTCTCTTAAGCTTCTTACAACTGGAGCTCCTGATCACACAGATCCAAAATGTCATCTCTGCGGTAATAACACCAAGCGCCTTCTTTTTCATTGCTCTGTTTGTCAACTCAATTTGGACATTTTTTGCATAGCTGATCACCTATTAGGCCCAGAATATCTGAATATGCCATGGCACCCCCATCCTCTactatgttttgattttggatctaGAAATTGGTGCGACTTTTGTAACGAGAATTATGAAGGACAAGGTTACCTCTGCTATCGTTGCGGGTTGAGGATTCATGAGAAATGTGTAGTTGAATTACAAGAGATCACTCAACACCCTTCTCATGTCAGGCACCCTCTTAAGCTTCTCACCAGTGGAGCTCCAAATTACACAAACCCAAGATGTCATATATGTGGAGAGGACACTGGAAACTTACTTTATCATTGTGATATTTGTAAGTTCAATTTGGATTTGCAGTGTGCGATAAAAAGCTCTCCACCCGTTGCTCTTTCAAATATGAAGGTCCATGAGCATACACTCACACTCATGCCAAAATTGATCTCCTTCGTTTGTGATGCTTGTGGAACAAAAGGCGATCGTTCTCCTTACATATGTGTACAATGTGATTTCATGACCTTCCATCAAAAGTGTGCTCGTTTACCACGTGTCATTCATGTCAATCACCATGACCACCGAGTTTCCTTCAAGTATCCTCTTGGTCCTGGAGATTGGAGATGTGGAGTTTGTTGGGATGAGATTGATTGGTCATACGGGGCTTACTCATGTTCTCTTTGTTCTCGTTATGCTATTCATTCACTATGTGCAACAAGAGATGACGTGTGGGATGGGGAAGAGCTTGATGGAGTAcctgaagaaattgaagacaTCGAGCCATTCAAGAGGAATGATGACAACACAATCGATCATTTCTCTCATCGACATAACCACATGAGCCTCGACAAAGGTGGTGAAGAAAGTAGCTTCTGTAAAGCATGTGCTCATCCCATcggttcttcttcctcactctACAAGTGTTCAGAATGCAGTTTCATTCTTCATGAAACATGTGCTAATCTTCCGATGAAGAAGCGACATTTTCTGAGCCCACAACCACTGACTCTTAGCTATCATCGCCTTCAACGCCGTTGGGGAGTAGAAATTTGCGAAGCTTGTCAGCAAATTTTTTGCAAAGGATTCATCTACTCGTCGTATTTAGAAGAGAACTTTGACTTACCATGCAGTTCAATTACTGTGCCTTTTATCCATGGAAGTCATGATCATCATTTACTCTACCTCAAACTAGAAAACGGTAACGTGAAGACTTGCCAGGGTTGCGGTATCGATGAAAAAAGAGTCGCCATAGGTTGTACCAAATgcaattattttttggatttccGCTGTGCCACTCTACCATTAACGGTAACACTTTCCAGGTACGATGATCATCCACTCACTCTTTGTTATGGTGACGAAAAAGCAAGCGGCAAATATTGGTGTGATATTTGTGAAAGAGAGACCAATCCAAAAACTTGGTTCTACACTTGTAACGATTGCGGGGtcactttacatgttttgtGTGTAGTTGGAGATGTTAGATACGCCAAACCAAAAGCAATGATCGAGTACTATATAGAATTGCTGTCAAACAATAGCTCTTCAAGACCATTTTGCCACAACTGCTATTGTCGCTGCCCAGGCCCCTTCATTCTTAGGATAAGAAAGCAACATGACGCCCATCTTGGTGGAGAATAttacatattcttttgttcttattatTGTTACATAATCACCAAAAGTAAGAAGGAGTACTCCAAAATTAAGTTGAGATGTCCTCCTTGGAGAAGTGGACATCAAAGCCAATTGATGGAGTTGCAAAACGACCAGTAA
- a CDS encoding Cysteine/Histidine-rich C1 domain family protein: protein MTYELEELEGHEHLVSRVKHHDGLECDACDRLNVDGYSCSECKFNIHVACTFVFDKQEIVDHPSHDGHSLKLLTTGAPDHTDPKCHLCGNNTKRLLFHCSVCQLNLDIFCIADHLLGPEYLNMPWHPHPLLCFDFGSRNWCDFCNENYEGQGYLCYRCGLRIHEKCVVELQEITQHPSHVRHPLKLLTSGAPNYTNPRCHICGEDTGNLLYHCDICKFNLDLQCAIKSSPPVALSNMKVHEHTLTLMPKLISFVCDACGTKGDRSPYICVQCDFMTFHQKCARLPRVIHVNHHDHRVSFKYPLGPGDWRCGVCWDEIDWSYGAYSCSLCSRYAIHSLCATRDDVWDGEELDGVPEEIEDIEPFKRNDDNTIDHFSHRHNHMSLDKGGEESSFCKACAHPIGSSSSLYKCSECSFILHETCANLPMKKRHFLSPQPLTLSYHRLQRRWGVEICEACQQIFCKGFIYSSYLEENFDLPCSSITVPFIHGSHDHHLLYLKLENGNVKTCQGCGIDEKRVAIGCTKCNYFLDFRCATLPLTVTLSSWRC, encoded by the exons ATGACTTATGAGTTAGAAGAGTTAGAAGGACACGAGCATCTTGTTTCCCGCGTTAAACATCATGATGGTCTGGAATGCGATGCTTGTGATCGATTGAATGTTGATGGCTATTCATGCAGCGAATGCAAGTTTAATATTCATGTAGCATGTACATTTGTGTTCGATAAACAAGAGATAGTCGACCACCCTTCTCATGATGGACATTCTCTTAAGCTTCTTACAACTGGAGCTCCTGATCACACAGATCCAAAATGTCATCTCTGCGGTAATAACACCAAGCGCCTTCTTTTTCATTGCTCTGTTTGTCAACTCAATTTGGACATTTTTTGCATAGCTGATCACCTATTAGGCCCAGAATATCTGAATATGCCATGGCACCCCCATCCTCTactatgttttgattttggatctaGAAATTGGTGCGACTTTTGTAACGAGAATTATGAAGGACAAGGTTACCTCTGCTATCGTTGCGGGTTGAGGATTCATGAGAAATGTGTAGTTGAATTACAAGAGATCACTCAACACCCTTCTCATGTCAGGCACCCTCTTAAGCTTCTCACCAGTGGAGCTCCAAATTACACAAACCCAAGATGTCATATATGTGGAGAGGACACTGGAAACTTACTTTATCATTGTGATATTTGTAAGTTCAATTTGGATTTGCAGTGTGCGATAAAAAGCTCTCCACCCGTTGCTCTTTCAAATATGAAGGTCCATGAGCATACACTCACACTCATGCCAAAATTGATCTCCTTCGTTTGTGATGCTTGTGGAACAAAAGGCGATCGTTCTCCTTACATATGTGTACAATGTGATTTCATGACCTTCCATCAAAAGTGTGCTCGTTTACCACGTGTCATTCATGTCAATCACCATGACCACCGAGTTTCCTTCAAGTATCCTCTTGGTCCTGGAGATTGGAGATGTGGAGTTTGTTGGGATGAGATTGATTGGTCATACGGGGCTTACTCATGTTCTCTTTGTTCTCGTTATGCTATTCATTCACTATGTGCAACAAGAGATGACGTGTGGGATGGGGAAGAGCTTGATGGAGTAcctgaagaaattgaagacaTCGAGCCATTCAAGAGGAATGATGACAACACAATCGATCATTTCTCTCATCGACATAACCACATGAGCCTCGACAAAGGTGGTGAAGAAAGTAGCTTCTGTAAAGCATGTGCTCATCCCATcggttcttcttcctcactctACAAGTGTTCAGAATGCAGTTTCATTCTTCATGAAACATGTGCTAATCTTCCGATGAAGAAGCGACATTTTCTGAGCCCACAACCACTGACTCTTAGCTATCATCGCCTTCAACGCCGTTGGGGAGTAGAAATTTGCGAAGCTTGTCAGCAAATTTTTTGCAAAGGATTCATCTACTCGTCGTATTTAGAAGAGAACTTTGACTTACCATGCAGTTCAATTACTGTGCCTTTTATCCATGGAAGTCATGATCATCATTTACTCTACCTCAAACTAGAAAACGGTAACGTGAAGACTTGCCAGGGTTGCGGTATCGATGAAAAAAGAGTCGCCATAGGTTGTACCAAATgcaattattttttggatttccGCTGTGCCACTCTACCATTAACGGTAACACTTTCCAG TTGGAGATGTTAG
- a CDS encoding Cysteine/Histidine-rich C1 domain family protein, which yields MTYELEELEGHEHLVSRVKHHDGLECDACDRLNVDGYSCSECKFNIHVACTFVFDKQEIVDHPSHDGHSLKLLTTGAPDHTDPKCHLCGNNTKRLLFHCSVCQLNLDIFCIADHLLGPEYLNMPWHPHPLLCFDFGSRNWCDFCNENYEGQGYLCYRCGLRIHEKCVVELQEITQHPSHVRHPLKLLTSGAPNYTNPRCHICGEDTGNLLYHCDICKFNLDLQCAIKSSPPVALSNMKVHEHTLTLMPKLISFVCDACGTKGDRSPYICVQCDFMTFHQKCARLPRVIHVNHHDHRVSFKYPLGPGDWRCGVCWDEIDWSYGAYSCSLCSRYAIHSLCATRDDVWDGEELDGVPEEIEDIEPFKRNDDNTIDHFSHRHNHMSLDKGGEESSFCKACAHPIGSSSSLYKCSECSFILHETCANLPMKKRHFLSPQPLTLSYHRLQRRWGVEICEACQQIFCKGFIYSSYLEENFDLPCSSITVPFIHGSHDHHLLYLKLENGNVKTCQGCGIDEKRVAIGTMIIHSLFVMVTKKQAANIGVIFVKERPIQKLGSTLVTIAGSLYMFCV from the exons ATGACTTATGAGTTAGAAGAGTTAGAAGGACACGAGCATCTTGTTTCCCGCGTTAAACATCATGATGGTCTGGAATGCGATGCTTGTGATCGATTGAATGTTGATGGCTATTCATGCAGCGAATGCAAGTTTAATATTCATGTAGCATGTACATTTGTGTTCGATAAACAAGAGATAGTCGACCACCCTTCTCATGATGGACATTCTCTTAAGCTTCTTACAACTGGAGCTCCTGATCACACAGATCCAAAATGTCATCTCTGCGGTAATAACACCAAGCGCCTTCTTTTTCATTGCTCTGTTTGTCAACTCAATTTGGACATTTTTTGCATAGCTGATCACCTATTAGGCCCAGAATATCTGAATATGCCATGGCACCCCCATCCTCTactatgttttgattttggatctaGAAATTGGTGCGACTTTTGTAACGAGAATTATGAAGGACAAGGTTACCTCTGCTATCGTTGCGGGTTGAGGATTCATGAGAAATGTGTAGTTGAATTACAAGAGATCACTCAACACCCTTCTCATGTCAGGCACCCTCTTAAGCTTCTCACCAGTGGAGCTCCAAATTACACAAACCCAAGATGTCATATATGTGGAGAGGACACTGGAAACTTACTTTATCATTGTGATATTTGTAAGTTCAATTTGGATTTGCAGTGTGCGATAAAAAGCTCTCCACCCGTTGCTCTTTCAAATATGAAGGTCCATGAGCATACACTCACACTCATGCCAAAATTGATCTCCTTCGTTTGTGATGCTTGTGGAACAAAAGGCGATCGTTCTCCTTACATATGTGTACAATGTGATTTCATGACCTTCCATCAAAAGTGTGCTCGTTTACCACGTGTCATTCATGTCAATCACCATGACCACCGAGTTTCCTTCAAGTATCCTCTTGGTCCTGGAGATTGGAGATGTGGAGTTTGTTGGGATGAGATTGATTGGTCATACGGGGCTTACTCATGTTCTCTTTGTTCTCGTTATGCTATTCATTCACTATGTGCAACAAGAGATGACGTGTGGGATGGGGAAGAGCTTGATGGAGTAcctgaagaaattgaagacaTCGAGCCATTCAAGAGGAATGATGACAACACAATCGATCATTTCTCTCATCGACATAACCACATGAGCCTCGACAAAGGTGGTGAAGAAAGTAGCTTCTGTAAAGCATGTGCTCATCCCATcggttcttcttcctcactctACAAGTGTTCAGAATGCAGTTTCATTCTTCATGAAACATGTGCTAATCTTCCGATGAAGAAGCGACATTTTCTGAGCCCACAACCACTGACTCTTAGCTATCATCGCCTTCAACGCCGTTGGGGAGTAGAAATTTGCGAAGCTTGTCAGCAAATTTTTTGCAAAGGATTCATCTACTCGTCGTATTTAGAAGAGAACTTTGACTTACCATGCAGTTCAATTACTGTGCCTTTTATCCATGGAAGTCATGATCATCATTTACTCTACCTCAAACTAGAAAACGGTAACGTGAAGACTTGCCAGGGTTGCGGTATCGATGAAAAAAGAGTCGCCATAG GTACGATGATCATCCACTCACTCTTTGTTATGGTGACGAAAAAGCAAGCGGCAAATATTGGTGTGATATTTGTGAAAGAGAGACCAATCCAAAAACTTGGTTCTACACTTGTAACGATTGCGGGGtcactttacatgttttgtGTGTAG
- the SCRL19 gene encoding SCR-like 19 (SCR-like 19 (SCRL19); LOCATED IN: endomembrane system; BEST Arabidopsis thaliana protein match is: SCR-like 18 (TAIR:AT2G14282.1); Has 35333 Blast hits to 34131 proteins in 2444 species: Archae - 798; Bacteria - 22429; Metazoa - 974; Fungi - 991; Plants - 531; Viruses - 0; Other Eukaryotes - 9610 (source: NCBI BLink).): protein MRYTTSFIVFCFLIFLQTNLVKGRTIRICDRKVEGNGTCGPNSNNICLDEFWKNPPSPRLAKSLEGCTCEPRGKRPKFKGLSHVCWCCWSYNSSNPAG from the exons atgagaTATACTACTTCATTTatagttttctgttttctcatATTCCTCCAAACAAACCTTGTTAAAg GACGAACGATAAGAATATGTGACCGTAAGGTGGAGGGTAATGGAACATGTGGGCCTAACagtaataatatatgtttagacgaattttggaaaaatcctCCTTCTCCCAGATTAGCAAAGAGTTTAGAAGGTTGCACATGTGAACCCAGAGGTAAGAGACCAAAATTCAAGGGGCTATCTCATGTGTGTTGGTGTTGTTGGAGTTATAACTCGAGTAATCCGGCCGGATGA
- a CDS encoding Cysteine/Histidine-rich C1 domain family protein (Cysteine/Histidine-rich C1 domain family protein; FUNCTIONS IN: zinc ion binding; INVOLVED IN: biological_process unknown; LOCATED IN: cellular_component unknown; EXPRESSED IN: sperm cell; CONTAINS InterPro DOMAIN/s: DC1 (InterPro:IPR004146), Zinc finger, PHD-type (InterPro:IPR001965), C1-like (InterPro:IPR011424); BEST Arabidopsis thaliana protein match is: Cysteine/Histidine-rich C1 domain family protein (TAIR:AT3G27500.1); Has 1071 Blast hits to 552 proteins in 18 species: Archae - 0; Bacteria - 0; Metazoa - 0; Fungi - 0; Plants - 1071; Viruses - 0; Other Eukaryotes - 0 (source: NCBI BLink).) yields the protein MPKLISFVCDACGTKGDRSPYICVQCDFMIFHQKCARLPQVINVNHHDHRVSFKYPLGPGEWRCGVCWEEIDWSYGAYSCSVCPRYAIHSLCATRRDVWDGKELNRVPEKVEYIEPFKRNDDNTITHFAHEHNLTSLGQGGEESSLCGGCVCPIGSCTFYKCLESKCSFILHETCANLRKKKRHFLSPQPLTLCLESYLLPYSCEACHQVFFHGFSYSTYLRKSLDIFCSSITVPLIHGSHDHHLLYLKQRFGDVKTCQSCGMDETEVVIGCMKCDYFLDFRCATLPLTVTLPRYDDHPLTLCYGEEKASGKYWCDICERETNPKTWFYTCKDCGITLHVFCVVGDIIYAKEGKHIIYDDNSLLSNNSSSRPLCHNCHCRCPGSFILRAEKWGYSEKRREVKFFCSYYCFIISGYAEREVSKIKLRSPPWTIGNQIQLME from the coding sequence ATGCCAAAATTGATCTCCTTCGTGTGTGATGCTTGTGGGACGAAAGGCGATCGTTCTCCTTACATCTGTGTTCAATGTGATTTCATGATCTTCCATCAAAAGTGTGCTCGTTTACCACAGGTTATAAACGTCAATCACCATGACCACCGCGTTTCCTTCAAATATCCGCTTGGTCCTGGAGAATGGAGATGTGGAGTTTGTTGGGAAGAGATTGATTGGTCATATGGGGCTTATTCTTGTTCTGTTTGTCCTCGTTATGCTATTCATTCACTATGTGCAACAAGGAGAGACGTATGGGATGGGAAAGAGCTTAATAGAGTACCGGAAAAGGTTGAATATATCGAACCATTCAAGAGAAATGATGACAACACAATCACTCATTTTGCTCATGAACATAACCTCACGAGCCTCGGTCAAGGTGGTGAAGAAAGTAGCTTGTGTGGAGGATGTGTTTGTCCCATAGGTTCTTGCACATTCTACAAGTGTTTAGAATCGAAATGCAGTTTCATTCTCCATGAAACGTGTGCTAATCTACGTAAGAAGAAACGGCATTTTCTGAGCCCACAACCTTTGACGCTTTGCCTCGAAAGTTACCTCCTCCCATATTCTTGCGAAGCTTGTCATCAAGTTTTTTTCCACGGATTTAGTTACTCTACATATTTAAGAAAATCCTTGGACATATTTTGCAGTTCAATTACCGTGCCATTAATCCATGGAAGTCACGATCATCATTTACTCTACCTCAAACAACGATTCGGTGACGTGAAGACTTGCCAGAGCTGCGGCATGGATGAAACAGAAGTTGTCATAGGTTGTATGAAATGTGATTACTTTTTGGATTTCCGTTGTGCCACTCTACCATTAACAGTAACGCTACCCAGGTACGATGATCATCCACTCACTCTATGTTATGGTGAGGAAAAGGCAAGCGGAAAATATTGGTGTGATATTTgcgaaagagaaacaaatccaaagactTGGTTCTACACTTGTAAAGATTGCGGGATCACTTTACATGTCTTTTGCGTAGTTGGAGATATCATATACGCCAAAGAAGGGAAACATATTATCTATGATGATAACAGTTTGCTGTCTAACAATAGCTCTTCACGACCACTTTGCCACAACTGCCATTGCCGTTGCCCAGGTTCCTTCATTCTTAGGGCAGAAAAGTGGGGCTACAGtgaaaaaaggagagaagtcaaattcttttgttcttattatTGTTTCATAATCTCGGGGTACGCCGAAAGGGAGGTCTCCAAAATTAAGTTGAGAAGTCCTCCTTGGACAATTGGAAATCAAATCCAATTGATGGAGTAG
- a CDS encoding Cysteine/Histidine-rich C1 domain family protein: MPKLISFVCDACGTKGDRSPYICVQCDFMIFHQKCARLPQVINVNHHDHRVSFKYPLGPGEWRCGVCWEEIDWSYGAYSCSVCPRYAIHSLCATRRDVWDGKELNRVPEKVEYIEPFKRNDDNTITHFAHEHNLTSLGQGGEESSLCGGCVCPIGSCTFYKCLESKCSFILHETCANLRKKKRHFLSPQPLTLCLESYLLPYSCEACHQVFFHGFSYSTYLRKSLDIFCSSITVPLIHGSHDHHLLYLKQRFGDVKTCQSCGMDETEVVIGTMIIHSLYVMVRKRQAENIGVIFAKEKQIQRLGSTLVKIAGSLYMSFA, translated from the exons ATGCCAAAATTGATCTCCTTCGTGTGTGATGCTTGTGGGACGAAAGGCGATCGTTCTCCTTACATCTGTGTTCAATGTGATTTCATGATCTTCCATCAAAAGTGTGCTCGTTTACCACAGGTTATAAACGTCAATCACCATGACCACCGCGTTTCCTTCAAATATCCGCTTGGTCCTGGAGAATGGAGATGTGGAGTTTGTTGGGAAGAGATTGATTGGTCATATGGGGCTTATTCTTGTTCTGTTTGTCCTCGTTATGCTATTCATTCACTATGTGCAACAAGGAGAGACGTATGGGATGGGAAAGAGCTTAATAGAGTACCGGAAAAGGTTGAATATATCGAACCATTCAAGAGAAATGATGACAACACAATCACTCATTTTGCTCATGAACATAACCTCACGAGCCTCGGTCAAGGTGGTGAAGAAAGTAGCTTGTGTGGAGGATGTGTTTGTCCCATAGGTTCTTGCACATTCTACAAGTGTTTAGAATCGAAATGCAGTTTCATTCTCCATGAAACGTGTGCTAATCTACGTAAGAAGAAACGGCATTTTCTGAGCCCACAACCTTTGACGCTTTGCCTCGAAAGTTACCTCCTCCCATATTCTTGCGAAGCTTGTCATCAAGTTTTTTTCCACGGATTTAGTTACTCTACATATTTAAGAAAATCCTTGGACATATTTTGCAGTTCAATTACCGTGCCATTAATCCATGGAAGTCACGATCATCATTTACTCTACCTCAAACAACGATTCGGTGACGTGAAGACTTGCCAGAGCTGCGGCATGGATGAAACAGAAGTTGTCATAG GTACGATGATCATCCACTCACTCTATGTTATGGTGAGGAAAAGGCAAGCGGAAAATATTGGTGTGATATTTgcgaaagagaaacaaatccaaagactTGGTTCTACACTTGTAAAGATTGCGGGATCACTTTACATGTCTTTTGCGTAG